From one Pueribacillus theae genomic stretch:
- the argF gene encoding ornithine carbamoyltransferase, producing the protein MTNSVVNKDLKITLKGKDFLTLADFSKEELMYFIELAIELKEKQKRGIPHKLLEGKTLAMIFEKSSTRTRVSFESGMFQLGGHAMFLSKNDLQMGRGETISDTAKVLSRYVDGIMIRTFGHHIVQELADNASVPIINGLTDDYHPCQVLADLVTIYEKKGSFEGKKLAYIGDGNNMAHSLLIGCAIMGIDCTVAVPENYEVKADILQKAQERAKDTGAVIKQVYEPVLAVENADIIYTDVWTSMGWEDEMQDRLKAFAKFQVNEELVKHAKDDYLFFHCLPAHRGEEVTAGIIDGPNSVVFDEAENRLHAQKAILASLM; encoded by the coding sequence ATGACGAATTCAGTTGTAAATAAAGATTTGAAAATAACGCTAAAAGGAAAAGATTTTCTTACACTTGCCGATTTTTCAAAAGAAGAATTAATGTACTTCATTGAACTGGCAATCGAGTTAAAAGAAAAGCAAAAACGAGGAATCCCTCACAAGCTGCTGGAAGGAAAAACACTGGCTATGATTTTTGAAAAATCTTCGACGAGGACACGAGTATCTTTCGAATCTGGGATGTTCCAGCTCGGCGGCCATGCCATGTTTCTTAGCAAAAATGATTTGCAAATGGGCAGAGGAGAAACGATTTCCGATACGGCAAAAGTGTTATCAAGATATGTTGATGGCATCATGATCCGTACGTTTGGGCATCACATCGTTCAAGAGCTTGCAGACAATGCTTCGGTTCCAATTATTAACGGGTTAACGGATGACTATCACCCATGCCAAGTATTGGCGGATCTCGTAACCATTTATGAGAAAAAAGGCAGCTTTGAAGGCAAGAAGCTCGCATATATTGGAGACGGCAACAATATGGCTCATTCACTTTTAATTGGATGTGCCATTATGGGAATAGACTGCACTGTAGCCGTTCCTGAAAACTATGAAGTAAAAGCGGACATTTTACAAAAGGCACAGGAGAGGGCTAAGGATACCGGAGCGGTAATCAAGCAAGTATATGAGCCTGTGTTAGCAGTGGAAAATGCAGACATCATTTACACAGATGTTTGGACGAGTATGGGATGGGAAGATGAAATGCAAGATCGGCTGAAAGCTTTTGCTAAATTTCAAGTGAATGAAGAACTTGTAAAACATGCAAAAGACGACTATCTTTTCTTCCACTGCCTCCCCGCGCACCGTGGGGAAGAAGTAACAGCCGGAATTATCGATGGACCAAATTCCGTTGTCTTCGACGAAGCGGAAAATAGGCTCCATGCCCAAAAAGCAATTCTCGCATCACTTATGTAA
- a CDS encoding spore coat protein has protein sequence MSLFETDYRHHHNRLDCHHPRSCSCSACERPRREWSALSDCPHPMEDGVLQNLDQVNKTSQSSEESIIIRDSCDIDVNTTSTQAAIGIQVAIQVAIAVIVEIAIADGDRREDVKQDLLQLIKIQQCNEQKTVIENSRGVRVTTTDNQVAVAAQIAVQVLVAILIAIDIL, from the coding sequence ATGAGTTTATTTGAAACGGATTATCGTCACCATCACAATCGTTTAGATTGCCATCACCCTAGATCTTGTTCTTGTTCGGCATGTGAACGGCCAAGAAGAGAATGGAGCGCTTTAAGCGACTGCCCGCATCCTATGGAGGATGGCGTACTACAAAATTTAGATCAAGTGAACAAAACGAGCCAATCTTCTGAAGAAAGCATCATCATTAGAGATTCTTGTGACATTGATGTGAATACAACCTCTACCCAAGCGGCTATCGGTATCCAGGTAGCTATTCAAGTAGCCATTGCTGTCATTGTTGAAATTGCCATTGCGGATGGCGACAGAAGAGAAGATGTTAAACAAGATTTGCTTCAGCTTATTAAAATCCAACAATGCAACGAACAAAAAACAGTAATTGAAAACTCTCGTGGTGTAAGAGTAACAACAACAGATAATCAAGTAGCCGTTGCTGCACAAATTGCTGTTCAAGTTCTTGTGGCTATCCTTATTGCAATAGACATTCTTTAA